gtctgaGTCTTAATACCTTCAGTCGCTTTCCAAGCGAGTCTAATgcctccaaactatagatctggtcCTGTAGGGTTGAGATACCATGTAAAGCAGCAAGCTTTACGTCTATGCATGGCATCAAGGGGCTAAAACACTAAAATCAATCTTATTAAGAGACTTAGAGCATGAAGGagggccaagacttgataaaTTTGGCGACTTTAAGTCCCTGGAGGCCATGAtatgtccagatctgaagtcatagcTTCATAACATGCTTATATCCCAAAATGGgctcataatggccataaactTTCAAATGAAGAGACCTAGAAAAGGGATGGTCAAGGTATCGTCTTTATACCTTAGAATGACTGCAACAAAAATGAAAATCCTATATCTAATGTCTTCCTCTGAATGACTCCATTTCAAGCTTCAAGTTCCTTCCAAAAGAGCACCAAAGAACACTATTTAAGCTCACACATACTCAAAATGGGGAAAGAGGCACGATTAGAGTTTTCTCTGGACTGAGGGGACGGTGAGGGAGACTAACAATGGgttataaggtgtttaaataaggttcaaaaccatgaaaattagggtttcatgttcagtcgtcaactcgtcgagttggggccttccaactTGTCGGGTGGACCTTAAAGATATGTGGCCATTTAAaattctacacgacgagttggagcctcTCAACTCGTTCATTTGCCCTGAAAATGATTATATTTTAAGCTTTAAATccatacctgggagtcggggtgttacagttgttcaaatgataggtcaaTATGAACTGATTATAACAACTAGGCAAGGAGTTCAACACTATGCCAattgccaactcttcatcaaaactcACATTGAACTTGATAGCCTATCCACGTATCGTTGCAATCTCGAAATGTGGTTACTAACAAACTCACCCTCCTTCATCTTTCTTGAATTGAGGGACTTTACCACCTcgtacttttcttgacgagctcgcttatggtatttTTCAATAAGGTTCTTGTTCAGCTCGTACGGTCAGTAATCCTCACAGTGTCTCTACAATTCTGGAGTCATTGTGGCCTTCGTTTCATCGATTTCTTGAAGTGGTTTGTCGAGGAGATATTCTTGGTCGTCAAAACGAACTGTCATTTTAATGTTACATGCATTTGATGATTCAATGGCAATAAATTGTTGAATTTCTTGTTTTTGGTGGTGTTATCTTTggattagaaaaaaaaatgaatttgattGTTGTTTTATTTCCACTTGTAGTTTAGCCTTTAGGGACATTCAGGTTAAGACCAATTTTTTCGACTACATATCTGTTGATTTCCACCACTACAGGttatattatttcatttttttgtgaattttgtatttgTTTGTGAAATTATGTGAAAATATCCATATGTGAAAATTAGATTGTACATTTGGTATTTGTATTAATATATGTGAATTTGGTGTATATATGCcaatgtatgtgtgtttgatgtatatgtggtatatgagtatttggtagaaattatatgtatttgctataagtaggatgttattgtgtgtatgtgaatgtatgtgtgtttgttgtaaatgtggtatatgattgtgaaacttttgtatttggtataaataggatgttattatctatttatgtgaaattatgtgtatttggtttaagtaggatgttattttgtgtgtatgtgtatctatttgtatttggtgtatatgtggtatatgtatgtaaacatatgtgaatttcatgctcttatgtattatgtaaaagATTGTGtttttggtataagtaggatgctataattgaaaaaaaatattgtcataattggaaaaaaaacagaaatttgttttataaaagtgtttaaaaacttatatacaaatactagaaagtttctagtttctacccaagctaactccaaattaaccaataagttatatagttaacttataatctTCAAATTATTGATAAGGTCATATTTCTATagtttcatatttatattttcatgtcttttttagtttttaaaattttttatttgcaacatatttatataatgttataaataaaaaatatattttttttaatcgcGACCGTAAAAAAGAACAACACTACAACATaatatgtatgtaaaagtatgtgaatttaatgctcttatgtattatgtaaaagtatgtggtaTTGGTATAAGTAAGatgttataattaaaaaaataataagtaaattgttgttataattggaaaaaaaacacataaaaaatattataaaattgtttaaaacctTATATACAATACTGAAAAGTTTCTAGTTTCTACCCAAACTAACCCCaaattaaccaataagttataaagttaacttataatcttcaaattaacttataatgttatatttctatagtttcatatttatattttcatgtcttttttagtttttaaattttttatatgcatcatatttatataatgttataaattatatatacatatatatatttatatatatatatatatatatatatatatatatatatatatgtatattaatcTCGACCGTAAAAAAAACcacacaacaacataatatgtatgtaaaagtatgttAATTTCAtgctcttatgtattatgtaaattatgtggttttcttataagtaggatgttataattgaaaaaaaaatattgttataattggaaaaaaacacaaaaaattgttataaatttgtttaaaaacttatatacaaataCTAGAAAATTTCTAGTTTCTACACAAGCTAAACCCaaattaaccaataagttatatagttaacttaCAATAGTAAGAAATGTTTTTTTCTGGATCTTTGACCCTTTTATTTACAAGTAATGTggattttttaactttttaattttaatttattttttttaatttagttttttttttaattttttaattttttaatttttaatttttttattcttttagttGTAAAAAAATGTGGATTGGAAAAAAAACAATGCTAATTTTGTATACTAAACTCTAAACCCAAAATTATGTTTCAGCAAcatcatgtctattgataaaagTTGGACTACTAATCCATATCGAAACCATcccgagttccaagcaggaatCAAAGCTTTTATCGAGAAGTCCAAGTCACACCTTGATAGTAATGGTAAAATCAGATGTGCGTGTGAAAAATGTGATAACCGTTACTTCAAGTACCCGACTGCAGTTGAACGccatatatttataaatggtttCAGTAATTCGTACAAAATTTGGATCTATCATGGTGAATCTTTTATTCCTCTTGTCATCTTGCCAAGTAACGAAATAGCCGATTTAATCGATGATGTGACGTGGAAGTCGAGAGAAAATGATACCAAAcatgatgaaggaacctcgaatACAAGGGGTAGCGATGTGGATGATGATTTTGCACAGTTGGTGGAAGAAATGGAAACTAAATTGTATCTTGGTTGCATCTTTTCTCCCTTTGAGTTTCTAGCAAAGTTAATGCATATCAAGGTgaacaacaaatggactgatagTTCATTTGATCAACTCCTTGAGTTGTTGCAATTAGCATTTCCCAAAGGCAACAAGGTTCCCCTTTCACATTATCTAGCCAAAAAGAAACTAAAGTCTATTGGCCTAGGGTATGAGTCGATACATGTGTGCAAAAACGATTGTTGTCTCTTTTGGAAAGAACACGATTCATTTCAAGTTTGTCCCATTTGTAAAGAGAGTCGATGGATCGATAAAAACACCAAGGGTAAGAAAGTAGCTCATAAGGTGTTACGGTACTTTCCTGTGACCCATAGAATACGACGTTTATATTGTTCGAGGCACATTGCCAAAAAAATGATCTCGCATAGTACCAGACGTTCAGAAGATGGTGTGATGCTTCATCCTATTGATGGGGAACATTGGCaagattttgataaaaaatacCCCGACTTCTCGAGTGAACCCCGTAATGTACGCCTAGGTCTTTCAGCTGACAGTTTCAATCCATTTGGAAACATGTGTAATCCACATAGCACATGGCCGATCATACTCACCACATACAATCTGCCACCCTGGATTTGTATGAAAGAGTCATCATTCATGTTGACTTTGTTGATTCCAGACCCGAAAGCTCATGGCAAGGATATGGATGTTTTCCTTAGACCGTTGGTGGAAGAGCTTAAACATTTGTGGAACTCAGGCGTACGTATTAAAGATGCGGCGACAAACACATTCTTCACGATGAGAGTTATGTTGTTGTGGAAAATAAACAATTGGCCAGCTCGTAGTAGTCTATCCGGTTGGAGTGGACATGGGTATAGAGCATGTGCTACTTGCAATGAAGACACTCCTTCGTACCATGCAACAAACAAAGTCATATATATCGGTCATCGTCGTTTCCTAGATGCTAATGATCTGCTAAGAATGTGGTTGGACTTTGACGGGATGGAAGAGACAAGACCCGCTCCGAGACACTTTAGTAATGATGACATACAAGAGCAACTAGGTCGCCTACTAACGCGTAAACCAGGTAAACACCCTGAGCATGGAGGCGATGAGCCAAAGCGACAAGATTACGAGTTGAATTGGTCGAAACGAAGCATTTTCTACGAACTCGAGTATTGGTCTTCTCTACAGTTGATACACAACATAGATCACATGCATGTCCAGAAAAATGTGGACGAGAGTTTGTTAGGTACTCTTCTAATGAACGATAAAAGAAAAGACACATCAAATGCACGAGAGGACTTGAGAATTCTAAACATTCGGAAAAATGAATGGTTGCAAAAAAAATGGTGACAAGTTTCATAGACCCCAAGCAAGATACTCTTTCACGAAATCTAGTCGACAACTCTTTTGTCAATTTATAAAAGAGGTTAAACTACCGGATGGGTTTGGTTCTAACATCAGTAAGAAAGTGAATGATACCAATACTAACATTATCAGGTTGAAATCGCATGACCACCGCATTCTAATTCAACATTTGATACTGATTGGAGTAAGAGGGTTGTTAGACAATGATACGTATACACCTATTGTAGACCTTTGTACGTTTTTCTAGCAACTTTGTTCCAGAACATTGAAGGTGGAGGATATGAGGAAAGCAAAAGTAGACATTATTGCAATCTTGTGCAAGTTAGAATTGATTTATCCTCCAGCGTTTTTTGACATTATGGTTCATTTACTTTTGCATTTACCTGATGAAGCAATTTCCGGAGGCCCGGTATGTATGAGATGGATGTATCCCTTCGAAAGGTATATGAAAAGACTAAAAAACTATGTTAGAAACAAGGCGAAGTCGGAAGGTTCTACAGTTGAGGGTTATGTTGCTGAAGAAGCTTTATCATTTTGTTCCATGTACCTTCGAGATGTAAAGAATCATCCGGAAAGAAATGAAGATGTTGTCATTGAAAAAACAAAGTTTCGGATGTTTGAGTCTAAATGTCGACCGACCAGCACAACTCAAATCAAAACTCTTAATTTTACGGAAATGCATAACATGGAATGGTTTGTATTGAATAGATGTAAAGAAGTCGGACAATATATCAATTAATTAATCTTATATCTAACTTTCAtccgtaattttttttttttatctttttaaatctatatcttttggtcatcaacataggaaattcaaaTCTGAACATCCCCAAAGTGATGAAAAGAGAGAATTTCGTAATTGGTTTCGTGAAAAggtaatataaattaataaacaaatttgtttcATTGATATAACgaatacataatacatattaATTTAAAACTGCTAGGTTCATCAAATGAAAGTAAAAAACTCTCCATAATTCCACAAAGAGTTGTCGGCTCTTGCAATGGGTCCGCAAATGAATTCTTATTCTTACACCGCATGCATAGTCGATGGTGTTAGGTTTATGGTACTTAGTCGTGACACACAACGTACAACACAAAACTCTGGGGTTTTAGCGGTGGGTGAGAAAGGCGAGAAATATTATGGCCAGTTAGAAGAGATCATAGAGTTGAGGTATACACATGATTATTCAACTCTACTATTTCGTTGCAAGTGGTTTGATACTCGAACAAGAGTTATTTCTAGTGATAATTTCACCAGTATCGACACACGACGCGAAGCATAAAAAGATGAACTCATATATGCTTCACAAGCCAAACAAGCGTTCTACATCAGAGAGCCAACCAATAACCACCGGTGTGTTGTCGAGCATGTTAATCATTGAAGTATTTGGGATCAACCATCGAACGATGACCTTGTTTAAAATGTTGACAATGTCTCACACGAAAATGTAGATAATGTTGATGTACTTCAAAATATCTCTTCATCCGATGCTCCACTTTTTATCGATTTCAGCATGTAATTTCAAAACATTCCTAGAGTCATTGTTGATGTAGAAAGTGCAACTGAAGTTCCTCCGCCAACTGGTAGACTCAATGATGTTTCTGATTGCGAgactgattatgatgagaccgattctgattatgataccgaagaagacactgaaggatatgaggaagattccgattagaatagttcttatgtaatatgtatttgtaatatgtgtttataatatgAACTTTATTTGGATTTCTAGTTTAAATAGAAATGTTTATTTCCATGTAATGTGTATCTgtaataaaaattgtatttgtatatcttataatttttcaggAAATGATGAG
The genomic region above belongs to Lactuca sativa cultivar Salinas chromosome 4, Lsat_Salinas_v11, whole genome shotgun sequence and contains:
- the LOC128133611 gene encoding uncharacterized protein LOC128133611, which encodes MSIDKSWTTNPYRNHPEFQAGIKAFIEKSKSHLDSNGKIRCACEKCDNRYFKYPTAVERHIFINGFSNSYKIWIYHGESFIPLVILPSNEIADLIDDVTWKSRENDTKHDEGTSNTRGSDVDDDFAQLVEEMETKLYLGCIFSPFEFLAKLMHIKVNNKWTDSSFDQLLELLQLAFPKGNKVPLSHYLAKKKLKSIGLGYESIHVCKNDCCLFWKEHDSFQVCPICKESRWIDKNTKGKKVAHKVLRYFPVTHRIRRLYCSRHIAKKMISHSTRRSEDGVMLHPIDGEHWQDFDKKYPDFSSEPRNVRLGLSADSFNPFGNMCNPHSTWPIILTTYNLPPWICMKESSFMLTLLIPDPKAHGKDMDVFLRPLVEELKHLWNSGVRIKDAATNTFFTMRVMLLWKINNWPARSSLSGWSGHGYRACATCNEDTPSYHATNKVIYIGHRRFLDANDLLRMWLDFDGMEETRPAPRHFSNDDIQEQLGRLLTRKPGKHPEHGGDEPKRQDYELNWSKRSIFYELEYWSSLQLIHNIDHMHVQKNVDESLLGTLLMNDKRKDTSNAREDLRILNIRKNEWLQKKW